In one window of Ruminococcus albus AD2013 DNA:
- a CDS encoding flavodoxin family protein: MKTVIIHGQSHKGSTYNIAHMLGEKIGGELAEFLLPRDFGEFCTGCTRCFLEHESKCPHYQKLSPITKAIDDADVVILASPVYVFHATGAMKAFLDHYGYRWMVHSPDGRMFTKQGVCISTAAGAGMGKTNKDMGDSLFFWGIGKIYKYGVGVMATDWESVSDKKRAAIDRKTTAMANAIKSRAGHVTPSLKTKAVFFGMHLMQRKGINERDKKHWQEQGWTGSKRPWKN; encoded by the coding sequence ATGAAAACGGTCATAATCCACGGACAAAGCCATAAAGGCTCGACCTACAACATAGCACATATGCTGGGCGAAAAGATAGGCGGAGAACTCGCTGAATTTCTCTTGCCAAGGGATTTCGGAGAATTCTGCACAGGCTGTACCCGCTGTTTTCTTGAACACGAAAGCAAATGTCCCCACTATCAGAAACTTTCACCCATAACCAAAGCAATAGATGATGCCGATGTGGTAATACTCGCAAGCCCCGTCTACGTCTTCCACGCAACAGGTGCGATGAAAGCTTTTCTAGACCACTACGGCTACCGCTGGATGGTACATTCACCCGACGGAAGAATGTTCACCAAACAGGGCGTGTGCATATCCACCGCCGCAGGTGCGGGCATGGGGAAAACAAATAAGGATATGGGCGACAGTCTGTTCTTCTGGGGGATAGGTAAGATATACAAATACGGCGTGGGCGTAATGGCGACTGACTGGGAAAGCGTATCCGACAAGAAACGCGCCGCCATCGACAGAAAGACCACCGCCATGGCAAATGCCATAAAAAGCCGTGCGGGTCATGTGACACCATCTTTAAAAACAAAAGCCGTGTTCTTCGGTATGCATCTTATGCAGAGAAAAGGCATCAACGAACGCGACAAAAAGCACTGGCAGGAACAGGGCTGGACGGGCAGTAAACGCCCCTGGAAA